A single genomic interval of Aureliella helgolandensis harbors:
- a CDS encoding DUF6980 family protein, producing MDHFHDCHACFDWTLAQRIAERGFDSRDFPCVHIGNQITFACPDHPDPADCPDILISYFSRFDEYSIAVRDGGTSAVAIRYCPWCGVALPESKRNRWFDELAALGYTDFHADDVPPQYWTDAWYKNGK from the coding sequence ATGGACCACTTCCACGATTGCCACGCTTGCTTCGATTGGACGCTTGCACAACGAATTGCAGAACGCGGATTCGACTCACGCGATTTTCCGTGCGTTCACATCGGTAACCAAATCACGTTCGCATGTCCGGACCATCCTGACCCCGCAGACTGCCCCGACATTCTGATTTCATACTTTTCCAGATTCGACGAATATTCAATCGCTGTCCGCGACGGCGGCACATCTGCGGTCGCGATTCGATACTGTCCTTGGTGTGGCGTCGCGCTTCCGGAATCAAAACGTAACCGGTGGTTCGATGAACTGGCCGCGCTCGGCTATACTGATTTCCACGCCGATGACGTACCACCGCAGTATTGGACCGACGCTTGGTACAAAAACGGCAAATAA
- a CDS encoding GlsB/YeaQ/YmgE family stress response membrane protein produces the protein MALLIVGAIAAGVAMMANNNEDSPVLWGIITFIAGIAGAFVFGFLGALIGSILGAGLYIGKTLRFG, from the coding sequence ATGGCACTCTTAATTGTTGGCGCAATCGCCGCTGGTGTCGCCATGATGGCGAATAATAACGAGGACTCTCCAGTACTGTGGGGAATCATTACGTTCATCGCTGGGATCGCTGGCGCGTTCGTCTTCGGTTTTCTCGGAGCGTTGATCGGTTCAATATTGGGGGCGGGACTTTATATCGGGAAGACGCTGAGATTTGGCTAA
- a CDS encoding IS256 family transposase, producing MLKVERWSPRRQYIAFCIFQFTSVTADGETTMTESSLLRELGQVSNAEVGEVFREFLRGSIVKMACEVMAAEVAELCGPKHAPSDCRTYRAGSAAGRILVEGERESVTRPRVRERQEAGGSREVELISYAAANDPEQLEKAVIQALMSGVSTRQMSVVKPKSPGVSRSSVSRLWQEAGTRLIDELRSRDLSGHTWCILMLDGIRLSSDQTAVVALGIDSEGCKHVLDFALGSSENAVVSNELLARLARRGFTCSQRLLAVLDGSDVLRKAVKEHFPDSVIQRCLVHKERNIRGKLSKRHTGELARLFRRLRSVQGYTAAQEVVGELEAFLEPLNAEAFKSLHEAGEDLLALHRLEVPNTLHRSLLSTNAIENSFLNTRRRLGRVTRFRADTDQASRWLSYALLEAEKGFHRISGHKELPKLIAALAREHAATPTKPPSGPVPSPTAPATARAPSL from the coding sequence TTGTTAAAAGTTGAAAGGTGGTCTCCCAGAAGGCAATATATTGCCTTCTGCATTTTCCAATTTACGTCGGTTACCGCCGACGGGGAGACCACCATGACTGAATCTAGTTTGTTGCGCGAGCTTGGGCAAGTTTCGAACGCTGAAGTTGGCGAAGTGTTTCGCGAATTCTTACGGGGCTCGATCGTGAAGATGGCCTGTGAGGTAATGGCTGCCGAAGTGGCTGAACTGTGCGGCCCAAAGCACGCCCCGAGCGATTGTCGGACCTATCGAGCTGGTAGCGCCGCGGGACGCATCTTGGTCGAAGGTGAACGGGAGTCGGTGACGCGTCCGCGAGTTCGCGAGCGTCAGGAGGCGGGGGGAAGCCGCGAAGTGGAGCTGATCAGCTACGCTGCCGCCAACGATCCTGAGCAGCTGGAGAAGGCTGTAATTCAAGCGTTGATGTCTGGGGTAAGCACTCGTCAGATGTCTGTGGTGAAGCCGAAGTCGCCAGGCGTAAGCCGCTCGAGCGTCTCGCGTCTATGGCAAGAGGCGGGAACACGATTGATCGACGAGCTACGCAGCCGTGATCTGTCGGGGCATACGTGGTGCATTCTGATGCTCGATGGTATCCGGCTAAGCTCAGACCAGACGGCAGTGGTTGCTCTCGGTATTGATTCTGAAGGCTGCAAGCATGTGCTCGACTTTGCGCTGGGCAGTAGTGAAAATGCAGTTGTATCCAATGAATTGCTTGCTCGCTTGGCCCGTCGCGGCTTTACTTGCTCGCAGCGCTTACTGGCAGTCCTGGATGGCAGCGATGTGCTTCGCAAAGCGGTCAAGGAGCACTTCCCCGACTCGGTCATCCAACGCTGCTTAGTTCACAAGGAACGCAACATTCGTGGCAAGCTATCGAAGCGTCATACGGGTGAACTCGCTCGGCTGTTTAGACGACTCCGTAGCGTGCAGGGTTATACCGCCGCACAAGAGGTCGTCGGCGAGCTAGAGGCATTCCTTGAGCCTCTCAATGCCGAAGCGTTTAAGAGCCTTCATGAGGCCGGTGAGGACCTGCTAGCCCTTCACCGACTCGAAGTGCCAAACACGCTCCATCGTTCACTGCTAAGTACCAACGCGATTGAGAACTCCTTCCTGAACACGCGTCGCCGCTTGGGGCGTGTAACACGATTCCGAGCCGACACGGATCAGGCGAGTCGCTGGCTGTCCTACGCACTGCTTGAGGCCGAAAAGGGGTTCCATCGAATCAGCGGCCACAAGGAACTACCTAAGCTGATTGCCGCCCTAGCGAGAGAACACGCGGCTACACCAACAAAGCCGCCGTCGGGGCCCGTGCCGTCGCCTACGGCTCCGGCGACGGCACGGGCCCCATCACTTTAG